From one Agathobaculum sp. NTUH-O15-33 genomic stretch:
- the dctP gene encoding TRAP transporter substrate-binding protein DctP has protein sequence MKKRLLAALTAASLCVSLAACGNGDAKTAGGQSGEAGGNKVTLKFNFVKASTDPEYQWYDEYFSDIREASGEEVNYELYPSEALGATADVLEMAAMGQPVVVDCDLSYLANYVPDLAAGMAPYLIQTPEQIKTLWKSEVGEEWSRALADKGLHLIDLHYFGARNLICNKEVHSREDIGKLKIRCAATPMWNEVVRVLGGNATNTAWSETYQALSQGVADGAESPMGLLYSARLYEPCKYLVRTEHLIASTAIVMSEEVYQSLSDEAKKAIDDCASDFADKAVERVQSVEKEYEQKLVDEGVQIIEIDKAAFIEAAQDTPKQFPEWSDGLYERIQQAIA, from the coding sequence ATGAAAAAGCGATTGTTAGCAGCATTGACAGCGGCGAGCCTGTGCGTATCACTGGCGGCCTGCGGAAACGGCGACGCGAAAACAGCCGGCGGGCAAAGCGGCGAGGCGGGCGGAAACAAGGTCACGCTGAAGTTCAACTTCGTCAAGGCCAGCACCGATCCCGAGTACCAGTGGTACGACGAGTACTTTTCCGATATCCGCGAGGCCTCCGGCGAGGAAGTGAACTACGAGCTGTATCCCTCCGAAGCGCTAGGCGCGACCGCCGACGTACTCGAAATGGCGGCCATGGGCCAGCCGGTCGTGGTGGACTGCGACCTTTCCTATCTGGCAAATTACGTGCCCGATCTGGCGGCCGGTATGGCGCCTTACCTGATTCAGACTCCCGAACAGATCAAAACGCTTTGGAAAAGCGAGGTTGGCGAGGAATGGAGCCGGGCGCTGGCGGATAAGGGCCTGCATCTGATTGACCTGCATTACTTTGGCGCGCGCAACCTGATCTGCAATAAAGAGGTGCATTCGCGCGAGGATATCGGCAAGCTGAAGATCCGCTGCGCGGCCACGCCGATGTGGAACGAAGTCGTGCGCGTGCTCGGCGGCAACGCGACCAACACCGCGTGGAGCGAAACCTATCAAGCGCTGTCGCAGGGCGTGGCGGACGGCGCGGAGTCTCCGATGGGCCTTCTGTATTCCGCGCGCCTGTACGAGCCCTGCAAGTATTTGGTGCGCACCGAGCATCTGATCGCCTCCACCGCGATCGTGATGAGCGAAGAGGTGTACCAGTCGCTATCGGACGAGGCGAAAAAGGCGATCGACGACTGCGCTTCCGATTTTGCCGATAAGGCGGTCGAGCGGGTGCAGAGCGTGGAAAAGGAATATGAGCAAAAGCTGGTGGACGAGGGCGTGCAGATCATCGAGATCGACAAGGCCGCGTTTATCGAAGCCGCGCAGGACACGCCGAAACAGTTCCCGGAGTGGTCGGATGGTCTTTATGAGCGCATCCAGCAGGCGATCGCGTAA
- a CDS encoding LacI family DNA-binding transcriptional regulator — protein sequence MANITISEIAREAGVSKSTVSRVLNSKPDVLPETKQRVMEIVEKYGFQPSVYAISMSQKRCNCIGVVIPHDIDYIFKNQYYSEIQRTMLKAAQKRGYYVLLLCCKDMKEAINAVKQRRVDGLIMVSPLPEHKSAMTTFLESNIPFVTVGKCQFLSNAYQVCTDNYKGAMLAMEHLLGLGHRRIAYINGPHFLPSSGERCRAYLDAMRAENLPVTEGMIREGGNSIESGYAATKEILSDHPDITALFVASDYMAIGVESAVRDSGMRVPDDISIVSFDNIPIAAQISPALTTVDQHIEEKGQLCVDLLLDLLEEPNTQRAHSIDIAPTLCVRESTSKVRS from the coding sequence ATGGCCAATATCACCATATCTGAAATTGCGCGGGAAGCCGGCGTTTCCAAATCCACCGTTTCGCGTGTGCTCAACAGCAAGCCGGATGTACTGCCGGAAACCAAGCAGCGGGTGATGGAGATCGTGGAAAAGTACGGCTTCCAACCCAGCGTGTACGCGATCAGCATGTCGCAAAAGCGCTGCAACTGCATCGGCGTGGTCATCCCGCACGATATCGACTATATTTTCAAAAACCAGTATTATTCCGAAATTCAGCGAACCATGCTGAAAGCGGCGCAAAAGCGCGGCTATTATGTGCTGCTGCTGTGCTGCAAGGATATGAAGGAAGCCATTAACGCGGTCAAGCAGCGCCGGGTGGACGGTCTGATCATGGTCAGCCCGCTGCCCGAGCATAAAAGCGCGATGACGACTTTTCTGGAAAGCAATATCCCGTTTGTGACGGTAGGCAAGTGTCAGTTCTTATCAAACGCCTATCAGGTCTGTACCGACAACTATAAAGGCGCGATGCTCGCGATGGAGCATTTATTGGGGCTGGGCCACCGGCGGATTGCTTATATCAACGGCCCGCACTTCCTGCCCTCCAGCGGGGAACGCTGCCGCGCCTATCTGGACGCGATGCGCGCCGAAAACCTTCCGGTTACGGAAGGAATGATCCGCGAGGGCGGCAACTCGATCGAATCGGGCTATGCCGCCACAAAAGAGATCTTATCCGACCATCCGGACATCACCGCGCTTTTCGTCGCTTCCGACTATATGGCGATTGGCGTGGAAAGCGCGGTGCGCGACAGCGGCATGCGCGTGCCGGATGATATCTCCATCGTCAGCTTCGATAATATCCCGATCGCCGCACAGATCAGCCCGGCGCTGACAACGGTGGATCAGCATATCGAAGAAAAAGGGCAGCTATGCGTTGATCTGCTGCTCGACCTGTTGGAGGAGCCGAACACGCAGCGCGCGCATTCGATTGATATCGCGCCGACGCTGTGCGTCAGGGAGAGTACAAGCAAAGTCCGCTCATGA
- a CDS encoding acetyl-CoA hydrolase/transferase family protein, with product MQDWKEIYRAKLTTAAEAVKHIPDGARVFFGHAANEPPVLVDAMVQNYEQYKNVEIVHWVPMGKGEYTLPKMAGHIRHNALFVGPSTRAAVQEGRADYTPFFFYQSPRFFTDGTMPVDVALVSLTPPDKHGFCSFGVSVGGTKPAALAAKIVIAQINDQMPRTMGDSFIHVSRLTYAVEASSPLPELGGGSIGAVEEAIGRNCAALIEDGSTLQLGIGSIPDAVLKSLGDKKDLGIHSEMFSDGVVDLYRKGVITGAAKTLNKGKMVAAFLMGSKKLYEFVDQNPDVLMLPVDYVNDPVVIAQQNKMVAINSCLQVDFNGQVNSESMGAKQFSGIGGQLDYVRGASMCPNGKAILAMPSTAKHGTVSRIVPVFAPGTTVTTTRTDVHYIVTEYGAVDLRGKSLRERARLLISIAHPDFRDELRQAYRERYGNEEAGT from the coding sequence ATGCAGGATTGGAAAGAGATCTACCGCGCCAAGCTGACCACGGCTGCGGAGGCGGTGAAGCATATACCGGACGGCGCGCGCGTGTTTTTCGGGCACGCCGCGAACGAGCCGCCGGTCTTGGTGGACGCGATGGTGCAAAACTATGAGCAGTATAAAAATGTGGAGATCGTTCATTGGGTGCCGATGGGCAAGGGCGAGTATACGCTGCCCAAAATGGCGGGGCACATCCGCCACAACGCGCTGTTCGTCGGTCCGTCCACAAGGGCCGCCGTGCAGGAAGGGCGGGCGGATTACACCCCGTTTTTCTTCTATCAGTCGCCCCGGTTTTTCACGGACGGCACCATGCCGGTCGATGTGGCGCTGGTATCCCTGACCCCGCCCGACAAGCACGGCTTTTGCTCGTTCGGCGTTTCGGTGGGCGGCACCAAGCCGGCGGCGCTGGCGGCAAAGATCGTGATCGCGCAGATCAACGACCAAATGCCGCGCACCATGGGTGATTCTTTTATTCACGTTTCGCGTCTTACCTATGCGGTGGAAGCGTCCAGCCCACTGCCCGAGCTGGGCGGCGGCAGCATCGGCGCGGTGGAGGAGGCGATCGGCCGCAACTGCGCGGCGCTGATCGAGGACGGCTCGACCTTGCAGCTCGGCATAGGCTCTATCCCGGACGCGGTGCTGAAATCTCTTGGCGATAAAAAGGATCTGGGCATCCATTCCGAAATGTTTTCCGACGGCGTGGTCGATCTATACCGAAAGGGCGTGATCACCGGCGCGGCGAAAACGCTGAACAAGGGCAAAATGGTGGCCGCCTTTTTGATGGGCAGCAAAAAGCTTTATGAATTTGTCGACCAGAACCCCGATGTGTTGATGCTGCCGGTCGATTATGTCAACGACCCGGTCGTAATCGCGCAGCAAAACAAAATGGTGGCGATCAACTCCTGCTTACAGGTCGATTTTAACGGGCAGGTCAATTCCGAATCCATGGGGGCAAAGCAGTTTTCCGGCATCGGCGGGCAGCTCGATTATGTGCGGGGCGCGTCCATGTGTCCGAATGGCAAGGCGATTCTTGCCATGCCGTCCACGGCAAAGCACGGTACCGTTTCTCGTATCGTGCCGGTATTTGCCCCGGGCACCACGGTGACGACCACCCGCACCGACGTACATTATATCGTAACGGAGTACGGCGCGGTCGATCTGCGCGGCAAAAGTCTGCGCGAACGCGCGCGGCTGCTCATCTCTATCGCGCACCCGGATTTCCGGGACGAGCTCCGGCAGGCTTACCGCGAACGCTATGGAAACGAGGAGGCAGGGACATGA
- a CDS encoding ribulose-phosphate 3-epimerase, protein MQSLVLSVSAFYLPVDRIAEEVEALDRAGVDLFHVDLMDGGFVGNLGMSMQDLDAIRRHTKRPIDVHMMVNDPARYIGLAAEHGADILYVHAEADRHPAATLAAIRALGCKSGLAVNPGTSFAQVEELLPLCDYVLLMTVNPGFAGQSYLDFVEPKIKRFAAGQARWGYTVMIDGGVTPAVIPRLAKQGVRGFICGNRVLLEQQAPYDRIVPRIRAAAEGKAVSV, encoded by the coding sequence ATGCAATCTCTTGTTCTTTCGGTATCCGCCTTTTACCTGCCGGTGGACCGCATCGCGGAAGAGGTGGAAGCGCTGGACCGCGCGGGGGTCGATCTGTTTCATGTTGACCTGATGGACGGCGGCTTTGTCGGCAACCTTGGAATGAGCATGCAGGATCTGGACGCGATACGCCGCCATACGAAGCGGCCGATCGATGTGCATATGATGGTGAACGACCCGGCGCGCTACATCGGTCTGGCGGCGGAGCACGGGGCCGACATCCTGTATGTTCACGCGGAGGCGGACCGCCACCCTGCGGCGACCCTTGCGGCGATCCGCGCGCTGGGCTGCAAGAGCGGTCTGGCGGTGAATCCGGGGACCTCCTTTGCACAGGTGGAGGAGCTGCTGCCGCTTTGCGACTATGTGCTGCTGATGACGGTGAATCCCGGCTTTGCCGGACAAAGCTATCTGGACTTTGTCGAGCCGAAGATCAAGCGGTTTGCCGCCGGTCAGGCGCGGTGGGGCTATACCGTGATGATAGACGGCGGCGTTACGCCCGCGGTGATCCCCCGGCTCGCAAAGCAGGGGGTACGCGGATTCATCTGCGGCAACCGCGTGCTTTTGGAGCAGCAAGCGCCCTATGATCGGATCGTGCCGCGCATCCGCGCGGCAGCGGAAGGAAAGGCGGTATCAGTATGA
- a CDS encoding TRAP transporter large permease, which translates to MSFWSVVPIIILFVLFFLKVPVAYSMIIAAASYFLLAPGTMDPCSMIQKMISSNSSFTYLAIPFFTCAGVVFGYSGITKRLMGLAEMIVGQMRGGMAQVNVLLSALMGGLSGSANADAALQSKMLVPQMEKLGYNRAFSCAVTAASSCITPIIPPGIILILYATASNVSVAKMFYAGYIPGIVITVTMMVLTWWISKKRNYKPSREKAASGGEFGRAFIDALPALFVPFGLVLGLRFGIFTPTEAGAICVLYAIIIGMFVYKELKPSDIPKIIKESVVNTAGVMFILAGAQAFSIYLTWERLPNMISEAIISGISNPYVFLIVVNILLLIVGMFFDGGAAMILLAPLLVPAAQALGIDLIHFGIVLAVNLTIAGMTPPFGAMMFVSTSITGTRIEDYTREALPYIAQLIICLLLITYIPQIVTFLPNLLAG; encoded by the coding sequence GTGTCATTCTGGTCTGTAGTGCCGATCATCATTTTATTCGTTCTGTTCTTTCTCAAGGTGCCGGTCGCTTATTCTATGATCATTGCGGCTGCCAGCTATTTTCTGCTCGCCCCGGGGACGATGGACCCGTGCAGCATGATACAAAAAATGATCTCGTCCAATTCATCGTTCACTTATCTGGCGATCCCGTTCTTTACCTGCGCGGGCGTGGTGTTCGGCTATTCGGGCATTACAAAGCGTCTGATGGGGCTGGCGGAAATGATCGTCGGCCAAATGCGGGGCGGCATGGCGCAGGTCAATGTGCTGCTCTCCGCGCTGATGGGCGGCCTGTCCGGCTCCGCGAACGCGGACGCCGCGCTGCAAAGCAAAATGCTGGTGCCGCAGATGGAGAAGCTGGGTTATAACCGTGCGTTTTCCTGCGCGGTCACCGCGGCGTCCTCGTGCATCACGCCGATCATCCCGCCCGGCATTATCCTGATCCTATACGCAACCGCGTCCAACGTATCGGTCGCTAAAATGTTCTACGCGGGCTATATCCCCGGCATCGTCATTACGGTTACCATGATGGTGCTCACCTGGTGGATCTCCAAAAAGAGAAACTACAAGCCCTCGCGCGAAAAGGCGGCTTCCGGCGGCGAGTTCGGCCGCGCGTTTATCGATGCGCTGCCGGCACTGTTCGTGCCGTTCGGCCTCGTTCTCGGCCTGCGCTTCGGCATTTTCACGCCGACGGAGGCGGGCGCGATTTGCGTACTGTATGCCATTATCATCGGCATGTTCGTTTATAAGGAGCTCAAGCCGTCCGACATTCCGAAGATCATCAAGGAATCGGTCGTGAACACGGCCGGCGTTATGTTCATTCTGGCGGGCGCGCAGGCGTTTTCGATCTACTTGACTTGGGAGCGTTTGCCGAATATGATTTCCGAAGCGATCATCAGCGGCATTTCCAACCCGTATGTGTTCCTCATCGTCGTCAACATCCTGCTGCTCATCGTCGGCATGTTCTTCGACGGCGGCGCGGCGATGATCTTACTCGCGCCGCTTTTGGTGCCTGCGGCGCAGGCGCTTGGCATCGATCTGATCCATTTCGGTATCGTGCTGGCGGTCAACCTGACCATCGCCGGCATGACGCCGCCGTTCGGGGCGATGATGTTCGTTTCCACCTCGATCACCGGCACGCGAATAGAGGACTATACAAGGGAAGCGCTGCCCTATATCGCGCAGCTGATCATCTGCCTGCTGCTGATCACGTATATCCCGCAAATCGTCACCTTTTTGCCCAATCTGCTGGCGGGATAA
- a CDS encoding enoyl-CoA hydratase/isomerase family protein — protein sequence MKTVEHVGAHKLEQVFLTVEDHIAVMTLHNPPVNAASGTVQEEILLLCDYIDREDDIWVCILHSDIKTFCVGVDIKRFKKSIDDRDVTNVQEKYYDGALALYELRVPLICAVHGHCLGGGLCYPAGADITIAVKDTVFGAPEAKLSVVGGSGHLGRILPPMIQRDMCYCGTFLTAEELQRYGGVTQVVDTLDELMPAAMAKARELVKRGPLVLRYLKACLNAQEDFQMKRKNDLEVTYTRYMARHQDFAEGVTAFLEKREPNYRGE from the coding sequence ATGAAAACAGTGGAACACGTGGGCGCGCACAAGCTGGAACAGGTGTTTTTGACCGTGGAGGACCACATTGCGGTCATGACGCTGCACAACCCGCCCGTTAACGCGGCGAGCGGCACGGTGCAGGAGGAGATTCTGCTGCTGTGCGATTACATTGATCGGGAGGATGATATTTGGGTATGCATCCTGCATTCGGATATCAAAACCTTTTGCGTGGGCGTTGACATCAAACGATTTAAGAAGAGCATCGACGACCGGGACGTGACCAACGTACAGGAAAAGTATTACGATGGGGCGCTGGCGCTGTACGAGCTGCGCGTGCCGCTCATCTGCGCGGTGCACGGGCACTGTCTGGGCGGCGGCCTGTGTTACCCGGCGGGGGCCGATATCACCATCGCGGTGAAGGACACCGTGTTCGGCGCGCCGGAGGCCAAGCTATCCGTTGTCGGCGGCTCGGGCCATCTGGGGCGCATCCTGCCGCCGATGATCCAGCGCGATATGTGCTACTGCGGCACCTTTTTGACGGCGGAGGAGCTGCAACGGTACGGCGGCGTGACGCAGGTCGTCGATACGCTGGACGAGCTGATGCCCGCGGCCATGGCCAAGGCGCGGGAGCTGGTGAAACGCGGCCCGCTGGTGCTTCGGTACCTGAAAGCGTGCCTGAACGCACAGGAGGATTTTCAGATGAAGCGAAAAAACGATCTGGAGGTCACCTACACCCGGTATATGGCGCGGCATCAGGATTTCGCGGAGGGCGTAACGGCCTTTCTGGAAAAGCGCGAACCGAACTACCGGGGCGAATAA
- a CDS encoding iron-containing alcohol dehydrogenase, translating into MKEFKMYADIVYQDSLQDFMESERIDGNDFILTNEFLYHEFVSPLAPPCGALFIEAYGNGEPTTDMVDAIRKDLPAGIRRLIAIGGGSVIDIAKMLSLHVPSEKTEDLFLGQQAPTRIYEVYALPTTCGTGSEVTNACAVELTSLHTKRGLNSPLMFPAKSVLIPALIEGLPYRFFATSSIDALIHAAESFLSPNASPVSELFSKEAMRLIISGYRYILQNGTDKWADRASDFINASNFAGLAFCSAGCAAVHALSYPLGGGYHIPHGEANQLVFAATFRKYKEKQPVGKLNALEALWGEWLGVPAEEALEAAFTLFDQVQARRPLREYGIPQDALSGFAEGVLAGQTRLLNNNYVPLTIADMIDIYQAVY; encoded by the coding sequence ATGAAAGAATTTAAAATGTACGCTGATATCGTCTATCAGGATTCGCTGCAAGACTTTATGGAAAGCGAACGGATCGATGGAAACGATTTTATCCTTACGAACGAATTTCTCTATCACGAATTTGTAAGTCCCCTCGCCCCGCCGTGCGGCGCGCTCTTTATCGAGGCCTACGGAAATGGCGAGCCGACGACCGATATGGTAGACGCCATTCGCAAGGATTTGCCCGCCGGCATTCGCCGCTTGATCGCGATCGGCGGCGGCTCGGTCATCGATATCGCCAAAATGCTCTCGCTTCATGTGCCAAGCGAAAAGACGGAGGATCTGTTTCTTGGCCAGCAAGCGCCCACGCGCATTTACGAGGTCTACGCCCTGCCCACCACCTGCGGCACCGGCAGCGAGGTAACGAACGCCTGCGCCGTCGAATTGACCAGCCTGCACACCAAGCGCGGTCTGAACAGCCCCTTGATGTTCCCGGCGAAGTCCGTGCTGATCCCCGCGCTGATCGAGGGCCTGCCCTATCGTTTTTTCGCCACCTCCTCGATCGACGCGCTGATTCACGCGGCCGAATCCTTCCTTTCCCCCAATGCCTCGCCGGTTTCCGAATTGTTTTCCAAGGAAGCGATGCGGCTGATCATCAGCGGGTATCGGTACATTCTGCAAAACGGAACGGACAAATGGGCCGACCGCGCCTCGGATTTTATCAACGCATCCAATTTCGCGGGCCTTGCGTTCTGCTCCGCGGGTTGCGCCGCCGTGCACGCGCTCAGCTATCCCCTTGGCGGCGGCTACCACATCCCTCACGGCGAGGCCAATCAGCTCGTTTTTGCCGCCACCTTCCGCAAATATAAGGAGAAGCAGCCGGTAGGCAAGCTGAACGCGCTGGAGGCGCTCTGGGGCGAATGGCTGGGCGTGCCCGCCGAAGAGGCGCTTGAAGCGGCCTTCACGCTGTTCGATCAGGTGCAGGCCCGCCGGCCGCTGCGCGAGTACGGTATCCCGCAGGATGCGCTTTCCGGCTTTGCCGAGGGCGTGCTCGCAGGGCAGACGCGCCTTTTGAACAACAACTATGTGCCTCTGACGATCGCGGATATGATTGATATCTATCAGGCGGTTTATTGA
- a CDS encoding TRAP transporter small permease, with protein sequence MKKFGDILYRLETIVAGTGFVVMVGVITVNVLARFLFSKSFAWAEEIAYLSFNWAVFFGICIVYRNQGLISIDALVSRLPDGAQRVVQVFTFALVGVANIGLIVWGIELSIQGLVRSTPILRIPYFWVDLSVPAAALILGGYSFYNMIKCLKGEKIEEAALEERT encoded by the coding sequence ATGAAAAAATTCGGAGATATCCTATACCGTCTGGAAACGATCGTGGCGGGAACCGGCTTTGTCGTCATGGTCGGCGTCATAACAGTCAACGTACTGGCGCGTTTTCTGTTTTCCAAATCGTTCGCTTGGGCGGAGGAGATCGCCTATCTCAGCTTTAACTGGGCGGTGTTTTTCGGCATCTGCATCGTATACCGCAATCAAGGGCTAATCTCCATTGACGCGCTGGTCAGCCGCCTGCCGGATGGGGCGCAGCGCGTGGTGCAGGTCTTTACCTTCGCGCTGGTCGGCGTGGCCAATATCGGCCTGATCGTTTGGGGAATCGAGCTTTCGATCCAAGGGCTGGTGCGTTCGACCCCGATCCTGCGCATCCCGTATTTCTGGGTCGATCTGAGCGTGCCGGCGGCGGCCCTGATCTTGGGCGGCTATTCATTCTATAACATGATAAAGTGCCTAAAGGGCGAAAAGATCGAAGAAGCCGCCCTTGAGGAACGTACCTGA
- a CDS encoding alcohol dehydrogenase catalytic domain-containing protein, with amino-acid sequence MKAIVVERPGVYGLREVEPPRIIRPDDVLVRVRAVGICGSDLHLLCGGNSAAQYPRIPGHEIVGEVQAIGDGVTGLAPGDRVIAEPLRYCGDCHACRRGRRNVCQHLQIVSVHVDGGFAEYFVSPARNLFQLPDDIGWALATAIEPCTIGEQAHARAGTLPGDTVLIHGAGPIGLMVLDTAKRLGARAIVSDPSESRRRRAAAFGADAAIDPQKDDLLALVMQQTGGVGANEIFDATDDVSLLPLSIELAATAGAIVPLSFSSDPVTVNFAPLNQKELTIAGTRHQYKMFPKVLAALPARMEMLRRFVTHTFPLEQYEQAFALAGQREADACKIVLTV; translated from the coding sequence ATGAAAGCAATCGTGGTCGAAAGGCCGGGCGTTTATGGATTGCGTGAGGTGGAACCGCCGCGTATCATTCGGCCGGACGACGTGCTGGTCCGGGTACGCGCCGTGGGCATTTGCGGTTCGGATCTGCATTTGCTCTGCGGCGGCAATTCCGCGGCGCAGTACCCGCGCATTCCGGGGCATGAGATCGTGGGCGAGGTACAGGCGATCGGCGACGGCGTGACCGGGCTTGCGCCCGGCGACCGGGTGATCGCGGAACCGCTGCGATACTGCGGCGATTGCCACGCCTGCCGCCGGGGCAGGCGCAACGTATGCCAACACCTGCAGATCGTCAGCGTGCATGTGGACGGCGGCTTTGCCGAGTATTTTGTCAGTCCGGCGCGCAACCTTTTCCAATTGCCGGACGATATTGGTTGGGCGCTTGCCACCGCGATCGAGCCCTGTACGATCGGCGAGCAAGCGCATGCGAGGGCGGGCACTCTGCCCGGCGACACGGTGTTGATCCATGGCGCGGGGCCGATCGGCCTGATGGTGCTGGATACCGCAAAGCGGCTGGGCGCCCGCGCGATCGTATCCGACCCAAGTGAAAGCCGTCGCCGCCGGGCGGCAGCCTTTGGCGCGGATGCGGCGATCGATCCGCAAAAGGATGATTTGCTGGCGCTGGTCATGCAACAGACCGGCGGCGTGGGCGCGAACGAGATCTTTGACGCGACGGACGACGTTTCCTTGCTGCCGCTCTCGATCGAGCTGGCGGCGACCGCGGGAGCGATCGTGCCGCTGTCGTTCAGCAGCGACCCGGTCACGGTCAATTTCGCACCGCTCAATCAAAAGGAATTGACCATCGCGGGCACCCGGCATCAGTACAAAATGTTTCCCAAGGTGCTGGCGGCGCTGCCCGCGCGTATGGAAATGCTGCGGCGTTTTGTAACGCATACCTTTCCGCTGGAGCAGTACGAGCAAGCGTTCGCGCTTGCCGGACAGCGGGAAGCGGACGCTTGCAAGATCGTGTTGACGGTGTGA
- a CDS encoding zinc-dependent alcohol dehydrogenase, with protein sequence MKKLVLTDINKLELVEAPIPEPEEEEAVVRVRYAGICGSDMHIMSGQHPTARPPFVMGHEVCGEIVSIDSVRRRDLKPGDKVAIHAVKGCGSCEMCRSGRENLCKRIEIMGAGCDGFYSEYVKCRADRIVPFRAEVDMKLAALVEPLTIAVHDVRRSGLQAGEDVFIAGAGTIGVLIGMVARLNGAAHVVLAEINADRIRIARELGFDVADIAAADFEAQCTAVTGGRKFDRVFEVTGFQNGFDTCLKMLRQGATMVQVGMPGSGSFESGFDVNAIIFNEANYLGVRNSTARSMEAAAKIIDDGLLDKHLRRVVSAVYPKEKAVEAFEAARRDKSMLKVLIDFS encoded by the coding sequence ATGAAGAAATTGGTTTTAACAGATATCAACAAGCTGGAACTGGTGGAAGCGCCTATTCCGGAACCGGAGGAAGAGGAAGCGGTTGTCCGCGTCCGGTACGCGGGGATATGCGGTTCGGATATGCACATCATGTCCGGCCAGCATCCGACGGCGCGCCCGCCCTTTGTCATGGGGCACGAGGTATGCGGCGAGATCGTATCGATCGACAGCGTGCGAAGACGCGATCTGAAACCGGGCGATAAGGTCGCGATCCACGCGGTCAAGGGCTGTGGATCGTGCGAGATGTGCCGGTCGGGGCGTGAGAACCTGTGCAAGCGGATTGAGATCATGGGAGCGGGCTGCGACGGTTTTTACAGCGAATATGTGAAATGCCGCGCCGACCGGATCGTTCCCTTCCGGGCGGAGGTCGATATGAAGCTCGCGGCGCTGGTCGAGCCGCTGACGATCGCGGTGCACGATGTGCGGCGGTCGGGCTTGCAGGCGGGCGAGGATGTGTTTATCGCCGGGGCGGGCACCATCGGCGTGCTGATCGGTATGGTGGCGCGGCTGAACGGCGCTGCCCACGTGGTGCTGGCCGAGATCAACGCCGATCGCATCCGCATCGCGCGCGAGCTGGGTTTTGACGTGGCAGATATTGCGGCCGCGGATTTTGAAGCGCAGTGCACCGCCGTTACGGGCGGCAGGAAATTTGACCGTGTTTTTGAAGTGACCGGCTTTCAAAACGGCTTCGATACCTGTCTGAAAATGCTGCGGCAGGGCGCGACGATGGTGCAGGTCGGCATGCCGGGCAGCGGTTCGTTTGAAAGCGGCTTTGATGTAAACGCGATCATTTTTAATGAAGCGAATTATTTGGGCGTGCGCAATTCGACCGCGCGCTCAATGGAAGCCGCGGCCAAGATCATCGACGACGGTCTGCTCGATAAGCATTTACGCCGGGTGGTTTCCGCTGTTTACCCGAAGGAAAAGGCCGTGGAAGCGTTTGAGGCGGCGCGGCGGGATAAATCCATGCTGAAAGTACTCATTGATTTTTCGTAA
- a CDS encoding transketolase: MNNNLKELNIFAARIRKAALRSMNSFHGGHVGGSMSMADLMAALYGAAMRVDPKNPQWPERDWLVVSKGHCGPAVYGTLALMGYFPEDELETLNKEGTRLPSHCDRNRTPGIDMTTGSLGQGVSCAVGAAWAMQYRGMPNTVYTILGDGECDEGQVWEAALFAATKKLGNLIAFVDQNQKQLDGFTREICDVGDLRQKFEDFGWHAQEVDGHDIAAILAAIEQAKQTPGQPSMIVLHTVKGKDCCFADQYYNHFIRFSEEDYQNAADWLDQKIAKLESED, encoded by the coding sequence ATGAATAACAATTTAAAGGAGCTCAACATTTTCGCCGCACGGATCAGAAAGGCGGCGCTGCGCTCGATGAACTCATTCCATGGCGGCCACGTTGGCGGCTCCATGTCCATGGCCGATCTGATGGCCGCGCTATACGGCGCGGCCATGCGGGTCGATCCGAAAAATCCCCAGTGGCCGGAACGCGATTGGCTGGTCGTATCCAAGGGGCATTGCGGCCCCGCCGTTTACGGCACGCTCGCGCTCATGGGGTATTTCCCCGAGGACGAGCTGGAGACCCTGAATAAGGAAGGCACCCGCCTCCCCTCCCACTGCGACCGCAACCGTACCCCCGGCATCGATATGACCACCGGCTCGCTCGGACAGGGCGTTTCGTGCGCGGTGGGCGCGGCTTGGGCCATGCAGTACCGCGGCATGCCCAACACCGTATATACCATTTTGGGCGACGGCGAATGCGACGAGGGACAGGTTTGGGAAGCCGCCCTTTTCGCGGCGACCAAAAAGCTCGGCAACCTGATCGCCTTTGTCGATCAAAACCAAAAGCAACTGGACGGCTTTACCCGGGAAATCTGCGACGTGGGCGACCTGCGCCAAAAGTTTGAGGACTTTGGCTGGCACGCGCAGGAGGTGGACGGCCACGATATCGCCGCCATTCTCGCCGCCATCGAGCAGGCCAAACAAACGCCCGGCCAGCCTTCCATGATTGTGCTGCACACGGTAAAGGGCAAGGATTGCTGCTTTGCCGATCAGTATTACAACCACTTTATCCGCTTTTCGGAGGAGGATTATCAAAACGCTGCCGACTGGCTGGATCAAAAAATCGCGAAGCTGGAAAGTGAGGACTGA